Proteins from a genomic interval of Micromonospora sp. NBC_00389:
- the proS gene encoding proline--tRNA ligase, with product MARVLTPRAEDFPRWYQDLIAKAKLADNGPVRGTMVIRPAGYAIWERMQAEMDVRIKAAGAENAYFPLFIPESYLKREAQHVEGFSPELAVVTHGGGKKLAEPVVVRPTSETVIGEFMAKWIDSYRDLPLLLNQWANVVRWELRPRIFLRTSEFLWQEGHTAHATREDARAYARRILHEAYEDLMVNVIGIPVVVGLKTARERFAGATATYTCEGMMGDGKALQLGTSHELGQNFSKAFDISYSSAEGGREHAWTTSWGTSTRMLGGLIMAHGDDNGLRVPPKLAPVQAYVMVVKDGDGVREAAAKLRDGLRDAGVRVALDDRTDTPFGRRAVDAELRGYPVRVEVGPRDLAAGNAVVVRRTDGSKAPTPVADVIGAVLAALETDQQVLHDQALANRESRTVEVATLAEAIEAAATGWARVPWSVVGVAGEAEANGQGVTVRCLLRADGSVPDSEDEPDLVAILARAY from the coding sequence ATGGCACGCGTGCTCACTCCCCGCGCGGAGGACTTCCCCCGCTGGTACCAGGACCTGATCGCCAAGGCGAAGCTGGCCGACAACGGCCCGGTCCGCGGCACGATGGTCATCCGACCGGCCGGCTACGCCATCTGGGAGCGGATGCAGGCCGAGATGGACGTCCGGATCAAGGCGGCCGGCGCGGAGAACGCGTACTTCCCGCTGTTCATCCCCGAGAGCTACCTCAAGCGTGAGGCCCAGCACGTCGAGGGCTTCTCGCCGGAGCTGGCGGTGGTCACCCACGGTGGCGGCAAGAAGCTCGCCGAGCCGGTGGTGGTGCGCCCCACCAGCGAGACGGTGATCGGCGAGTTCATGGCCAAGTGGATCGACTCGTACCGGGATCTGCCGCTGCTGCTCAACCAGTGGGCCAACGTGGTTCGCTGGGAGCTGCGCCCGCGGATCTTCCTGCGTACCAGTGAGTTCCTCTGGCAGGAGGGGCACACCGCGCACGCCACCCGCGAGGACGCCCGGGCCTACGCCCGGCGGATCCTGCACGAGGCGTACGAGGACCTGATGGTCAACGTGATCGGCATCCCGGTGGTGGTGGGCCTGAAGACGGCCCGCGAGCGGTTCGCCGGCGCGACCGCCACGTACACCTGCGAAGGCATGATGGGCGACGGCAAGGCGCTCCAGTTGGGCACCAGTCACGAGCTGGGCCAGAACTTCTCCAAGGCGTTCGACATCAGCTACTCCTCGGCCGAGGGCGGTCGGGAGCACGCCTGGACCACCTCCTGGGGCACGTCGACCCGGATGCTCGGTGGCCTGATCATGGCCCACGGTGACGACAACGGCCTGCGCGTGCCGCCGAAGCTGGCGCCGGTGCAGGCGTACGTCATGGTGGTCAAGGACGGCGACGGGGTGCGCGAGGCGGCGGCCAAGCTGCGCGACGGCCTGCGCGACGCCGGTGTCCGGGTCGCGCTCGACGACCGGACCGACACCCCGTTCGGCCGCCGGGCCGTCGACGCCGAGCTGCGCGGTTATCCGGTACGCGTCGAGGTCGGCCCCCGCGACCTGGCCGCCGGCAACGCGGTGGTGGTGCGCCGTACCGACGGATCGAAGGCCCCCACGCCGGTGGCCGACGTGATCGGCGCGGTGCTCGCCGCCCTGGAGACCGACCAGCAGGTGCTGCACGACCAGGCGCTGGCCAACCGGGAGTCGCGCACGGTGGAGGTGGCCACCCTCGCCGAGGCGATCGAGGCCGCCGCGACCGGCTGGGCGCGGGTGCCGTGGTCGGTGGTCGGCGTGGCCGGCGAGGCCGAGGCGAACGGCCAGGGCGTCACGGTGCGCTGCCTGCTCCGCGCCGATGGCTCGGTGCCGGATTCCGAGGACGAGCCCGACCTGGTCGCGATCCTCGCCCGCGCCTACTGA
- the lepB gene encoding signal peptidase I, with protein sequence MVQTLDEDGTVDPWRRRARRTRRQMPLWQELPLLLVVAFCLAVLIRTFLLQAFFIPSGSMEDTLLIGDRVLVNKVVYDVRDPVRGEVVVFRGTDRWAPQVDEQPEPGFAGKLTRTVGDLVGVSRPGEKDFIKRVIGLPGDRIKCCDSQGRVTVNGTPLDEPYVLRDSPLDLPPNPGECRSRRFDEVVVPPGQIFVMGDHREVSQDARCQGPVPIDNVVGRAFMVVWPSSRWNALSVPSTFDDVAGPRAASSGAPPVRPTPQGGVLLLLPLVAALRGSRAFRTVPSSPAT encoded by the coding sequence GTGGTGCAGACGCTTGACGAGGACGGCACCGTCGATCCGTGGCGCCGACGGGCCCGGCGCACCCGCCGGCAGATGCCCCTCTGGCAGGAGCTGCCGCTGCTGCTGGTCGTCGCGTTCTGCCTCGCGGTGCTGATCCGCACCTTCCTGCTCCAGGCGTTCTTCATTCCGTCCGGCTCGATGGAGGACACCCTCCTGATCGGGGACCGGGTGCTGGTCAACAAGGTCGTCTACGACGTCCGCGACCCGGTGCGCGGCGAGGTGGTCGTCTTCCGGGGCACCGACCGCTGGGCGCCGCAGGTCGACGAGCAGCCCGAGCCGGGCTTCGCCGGCAAGCTCACCCGGACAGTCGGCGACCTGGTCGGGGTGAGCCGCCCCGGTGAAAAGGACTTCATCAAGCGGGTGATCGGCCTGCCCGGCGACCGGATCAAGTGCTGCGACAGCCAGGGCCGGGTCACCGTCAACGGCACCCCGCTCGACGAGCCGTACGTGCTGCGGGACTCCCCGCTGGACCTGCCACCTAACCCGGGGGAGTGCCGCTCCCGGCGCTTCGACGAGGTGGTCGTACCGCCCGGCCAGATCTTCGTGATGGGCGACCACCGGGAGGTCTCCCAGGACGCGCGCTGCCAGGGCCCGGTGCCGATCGACAACGTGGTGGGCCGGGCCTTCATGGTGGTCTGGCCGTCCTCCCGGTGGAACGCGCTGTCGGTGCCGTCGACGTTCGACGACGTGGCCGGGCCGCGCGCCGCGTCCTCCGGGGCGCCCCCGGTCCGACCGACTCCGCAGGGCGGTGTGCTGCTGCTTCTTCCGTTGGTAGCCGCTCTGCGGGGTTCTCGCGCGTTCCGGACGGTGCCGTCCAGTCCGGCAACGTAG
- a CDS encoding NUDIX hydrolase encodes MTVYTPRRAARVLLVDAAGRVLLFHGFDPARPGHRYWFTPGGGLDPAESPATGAARELAEETGLRLDPAELGEPVWSDTTEFPFDGRWYRQQQDFFLLRVPSWQVDTAGFDDIEQRSIAGHRWWPPAELAASGERYYPAELPALLTRLLRPTADAGRDEASC; translated from the coding sequence GTGACCGTCTACACCCCTCGACGCGCGGCCCGCGTGCTGCTCGTCGACGCGGCCGGCCGGGTCCTGCTCTTCCACGGCTTCGACCCGGCCCGCCCCGGGCACCGCTACTGGTTCACGCCGGGCGGCGGGCTGGATCCGGCGGAGTCGCCCGCGACCGGCGCGGCCCGGGAGTTGGCCGAGGAGACCGGGTTGCGGCTCGACCCCGCCGAGTTGGGCGAGCCGGTCTGGTCCGACACCACCGAGTTTCCGTTCGACGGCAGGTGGTACCGCCAGCAGCAGGACTTCTTCCTGCTCCGGGTGCCGTCATGGCAGGTGGACACCGCGGGCTTCGACGACATCGAGCAGCGCAGCATCGCCGGTCACCGGTGGTGGCCGCCGGCCGAACTGGCGGCCAGCGGTGAGCGGTACTACCCGGCCGAGCTGCCAGCCCTGCTGACGCGGCTCCTGCGCCCAACCGCCGACGCCGGCCGGGACGAGGCGTCGTGCTGA
- a CDS encoding TetR/AcrR family transcriptional regulator: MTASTDSPRQRLRDTIVDAARARTIAAGWDAVRMGGVATAAGVSRQTVYNEFGSKAGLAEALARQEVDRFVGDVRAALVANGPDVRAGAYAAIAHTLAAAADNPLVKAILTSARGGSDELLPYLTTRAEVVLTEASGALMEWVGDYLPDADPAALAFAADTIVRLVVSHIVLPRDPIDQTAAALADLAVRLFMTAARAPR; the protein is encoded by the coding sequence ATGACTGCATCGACGGACTCACCGCGGCAGCGACTGCGGGACACGATCGTGGACGCCGCCCGCGCGCGGACCATCGCCGCCGGCTGGGACGCGGTCCGGATGGGTGGGGTGGCCACCGCGGCCGGGGTGAGCCGGCAGACCGTCTACAACGAGTTCGGCAGCAAGGCCGGCCTGGCCGAGGCGCTCGCCCGACAGGAGGTCGACCGGTTCGTCGGCGACGTCCGGGCCGCGCTGGTCGCGAACGGTCCCGACGTCCGGGCCGGCGCGTACGCGGCGATCGCGCACACCCTCGCCGCAGCGGCGGACAACCCGCTGGTCAAGGCGATCCTGACGAGCGCCCGGGGCGGCTCGGACGAGCTGCTGCCGTACCTGACCACCCGGGCCGAGGTGGTGCTCACCGAGGCGTCCGGCGCGCTGATGGAGTGGGTCGGCGACTACCTGCCGGACGCCGACCCGGCCGCGCTGGCCTTCGCCGCCGACACCATCGTCCGCCTGGTCGTCAGCCACATCGTGCTCCCCCGGGACCCGATCGACCAGACCGCCGCGGCCCTGGCCGACCTGGCCGTGCGTCTCTTCATGACGGCCGCCCGCGCGCCCCGCTGA
- a CDS encoding RNA-binding protein has product MPTPVSRPDMPLRPALEHLVKGIVDHPDDVRVRMVDSRRGKRLEVRVHPEDLGTVIGRSGRTAKALRQVIGSIGGRGVRVDIVDSY; this is encoded by the coding sequence CTGCCGACGCCGGTGAGCAGGCCTGACATGCCTCTGCGTCCGGCGTTGGAGCACCTGGTCAAGGGCATCGTCGACCACCCGGACGACGTCCGGGTGCGGATGGTCGATTCCCGTCGGGGCAAGCGGCTGGAAGTCCGCGTGCACCCCGAGGACCTCGGCACTGTGATCGGGCGGTCCGGCCGGACCGCCAAGGCGCTGCGCCAGGTGATCGGCTCCATCGGCGGGCGCGGGGTACGCGTCGACATCGTCGACTCGTACTGA
- the trmD gene encoding tRNA (guanosine(37)-N1)-methyltransferase TrmD, translating to MRVDVVSIFPEYFAPLDLSLIGRARANGVLQLAVHDLRTWTHDVHRTVDDTPYGGGPGMVMRPEPWGEALDALAPAEAPPPRLLVPSPAGAQFTQAMAYELAAEPHLLFACGRYEGIDQRVLAHAATRMPVTEVSLGDYVLFGGEVAVLVILEAVTRLLPGVLGNAGSLDEESHAHGLLEAPIYTKPPSWRGHEVPEVLRSGDHGKIARWRREEGLLRTAARRPDLLAALPPDQLDKRDIAALDRAGFQSPPDDVAK from the coding sequence ATGCGCGTCGACGTCGTGTCGATCTTTCCGGAGTACTTCGCCCCGCTGGACCTGTCGCTCATCGGACGTGCCCGGGCCAACGGCGTACTCCAGCTCGCCGTGCACGACCTACGGACCTGGACCCACGACGTGCACCGCACGGTCGACGACACCCCCTACGGCGGCGGGCCGGGAATGGTGATGCGCCCGGAGCCGTGGGGTGAGGCGCTGGACGCGCTCGCGCCGGCCGAGGCCCCGCCGCCCCGGCTGTTGGTGCCCTCACCGGCCGGTGCCCAGTTCACCCAGGCCATGGCCTACGAGCTGGCCGCCGAGCCGCACCTGCTCTTCGCCTGCGGCCGGTACGAGGGGATCGACCAGCGGGTGCTGGCGCACGCCGCGACCCGGATGCCGGTCACCGAGGTGTCGCTCGGCGACTACGTGCTCTTCGGTGGCGAGGTGGCGGTGCTGGTGATCCTGGAGGCGGTCACCCGGCTGCTGCCCGGCGTGCTGGGCAACGCCGGCTCGCTGGACGAGGAGTCGCACGCGCACGGGCTGCTGGAGGCGCCGATCTACACCAAGCCGCCGAGCTGGCGCGGGCACGAGGTGCCGGAGGTGCTCCGCTCCGGCGACCACGGGAAGATCGCCCGCTGGCGGCGCGAGGAGGGGCTGCTGCGCACCGCCGCCCGGCGCCCGGACCTGCTCGCCGCCCTGCCGCCCGATCAGCTCGACAAACGGGACATCGCGGCGCTGGACCGGGCCGGATTTCAGTCGCCACCGGATGATGTGGCAAAGTAG
- the rimM gene encoding ribosome maturation factor RimM (Essential for efficient processing of 16S rRNA): protein MQLVIGRIGKPHGVRGEVTVEVRTDEPEARFAPGLVLRTEPGAVPPPEPADGPGVLFRVPAELTIEAARWHQGRMLVAFDGVLDRDGAEALRGTLLVVDSADVEPPEDPEEFHDHQLVGLAVVTPTGERLGEVARIDHAPSSDLLVLRRPEGRTALIPFVRAIVPEVDLAGGRVIVDPPAGLLDL from the coding sequence ATGCAGCTCGTCATTGGCAGGATCGGCAAGCCGCACGGCGTCCGCGGTGAGGTCACCGTGGAAGTGCGGACCGACGAGCCCGAAGCGCGGTTCGCCCCTGGCTTGGTGCTGCGCACCGAGCCGGGGGCGGTTCCGCCGCCCGAGCCGGCGGACGGGCCCGGGGTGCTGTTCCGGGTCCCGGCGGAGCTGACCATCGAGGCGGCCCGCTGGCACCAGGGGCGGATGCTCGTGGCGTTCGACGGCGTACTGGACCGCGACGGCGCCGAGGCGCTGCGCGGCACCCTGCTCGTGGTGGACAGCGCCGACGTGGAGCCGCCGGAGGACCCGGAGGAGTTCCACGACCACCAGTTGGTCGGGCTGGCCGTGGTCACCCCAACAGGTGAGCGGCTGGGCGAGGTGGCCCGGATCGACCACGCCCCCTCCTCGGACCTGCTGGTGCTGCGGCGCCCCGAGGGGCGTACCGCGCTGATCCCGTTCGTCCGGGCGATCGTTCCGGAGGTCGACCTGGCCGGTGGACGTGTGATCGTCGACCCGCCGGCCGGACTGCTCGATCTCTAG
- the lepB gene encoding signal peptidase I, giving the protein MIDEQTDKPRSSFWKELPILLGVAILVAVLVRAFVLQTFFIPSPSMENTLKIDDRVLVNKLVYDFRSPHRGEVIVFKAPTEWSGNPDGEDFIKRVIGVGGDHVVCCDPQERLVINGKALDEPYIFSMDGVRDKPADQEFDITVPKGRLWVMGDHRSASGDSLEHWQQSGQNITDATIPEDEVVGRAFTVFWPVNRATWLTVPEQFEGIPKP; this is encoded by the coding sequence GTGATTGACGAGCAGACCGACAAGCCCCGCAGCTCCTTCTGGAAGGAGCTGCCGATCCTGCTGGGTGTGGCGATCCTGGTCGCGGTGCTGGTCCGCGCCTTCGTGCTGCAGACCTTCTTCATCCCCTCCCCGTCCATGGAGAACACGCTCAAGATCGATGACCGGGTGCTGGTCAACAAGCTGGTCTATGACTTCCGGTCACCGCACCGCGGTGAGGTGATCGTGTTCAAGGCGCCCACCGAGTGGAGCGGCAACCCCGACGGTGAGGACTTCATCAAGCGGGTGATCGGCGTCGGCGGCGACCACGTGGTCTGCTGCGACCCGCAGGAGCGGCTGGTGATCAACGGCAAGGCGCTCGACGAGCCGTACATCTTCTCGATGGACGGGGTCCGCGACAAGCCGGCCGACCAGGAGTTCGACATCACCGTGCCGAAGGGGCGGCTGTGGGTGATGGGCGACCACCGCTCGGCCTCGGGCGACTCGCTGGAGCACTGGCAGCAGTCCGGGCAGAACATCACCGATGCCACCATCCCCGAGGACGAGGTGGTCGGGCGGGCGTTCACCGTCTTCTGGCCGGTCAACCGGGCCACCTGGCTGACCGTGCCGGAGCAGTTCGAGGGCATCCCGAAGCCGTAG
- a CDS encoding amidohydrolase family protein: protein MALHVRGVLLPDDEVRDLWLVGDRVTFTAVPGAETVSDGGFVLPGLVDAHCHIGIARGGAPITSLDQARELAHVDRDAGVLAIRDAGSPYPYPELDDEPGLPRLARAGRHVAPPKRYLRDIGVEVGAAEVAATVTAQARAGNGWVKLVGDWIDRGVGDLAPAWDADTLTAAVRAAHDAGVRAAVHTFSESAVEIMVRAGVDSVEHGTGLSLDLIDEMARQGTALIPTMINIATFGGIAEQARDKFPGYAEHMLALRDRFPEVVRAAHEAGVPIYVGTDAGGGIDHGLAAEEMLLLHERAGMAPLDVLAAASWGAREWLGFPGLVEGGLADLTVYPEDPRHDLRVVRAPSRTILRGRVIR from the coding sequence ATGGCTCTTCATGTGCGCGGTGTGCTGCTTCCCGACGACGAGGTCCGGGATCTCTGGCTGGTCGGCGACCGGGTGACCTTCACTGCGGTGCCCGGAGCGGAGACGGTCTCCGACGGTGGCTTCGTCCTGCCGGGGCTGGTCGACGCGCACTGCCACATCGGCATCGCCCGTGGTGGAGCGCCGATCACCTCCCTGGACCAGGCCCGCGAGTTGGCTCACGTCGACCGGGACGCCGGGGTGCTGGCGATCCGCGACGCCGGCTCGCCGTACCCGTACCCCGAGTTGGACGACGAGCCGGGCCTGCCGCGACTGGCCCGTGCCGGCCGGCACGTGGCGCCGCCGAAGCGCTATCTGCGCGACATCGGGGTGGAGGTCGGCGCGGCCGAGGTGGCGGCCACGGTGACCGCGCAGGCGCGCGCCGGCAACGGCTGGGTCAAGCTGGTCGGCGACTGGATCGACCGCGGCGTGGGCGACCTGGCGCCGGCCTGGGACGCGGACACCCTCACCGCGGCCGTGCGGGCCGCGCACGACGCCGGGGTACGCGCGGCGGTGCACACCTTCTCCGAGTCGGCCGTGGAGATCATGGTGCGGGCCGGGGTGGACTCGGTGGAGCACGGCACGGGGCTGAGCCTCGACCTGATCGACGAGATGGCCCGCCAGGGCACCGCGCTGATCCCCACGATGATCAACATTGCCACTTTCGGCGGGATCGCCGAGCAGGCGCGGGACAAGTTCCCCGGGTACGCCGAGCACATGCTGGCGCTGCGGGACCGTTTCCCCGAGGTGGTGCGGGCCGCGCACGAGGCGGGCGTGCCGATCTACGTGGGCACCGACGCGGGCGGTGGCATCGACCACGGGCTGGCCGCCGAGGAGATGCTGCTGCTGCACGAACGGGCCGGAATGGCACCGCTCGACGTGCTCGCCGCAGCCTCCTGGGGCGCCCGGGAGTGGCTCGGCTTCCCCGGCCTGGTCGAGGGCGGCCTCGCCGACCTGACCGTCTATCCCGAGGACCCCCGCCACGACCTGCGCGTCGTCCGCGCCCCGTCCCGCACCATCCTCCGCGGTCGCGTCATCCGCTGA
- the rplS gene encoding 50S ribosomal protein L19, giving the protein MNILDALDAQSKRTDLPDFRAGDTVKVHARVVEGNRSRVQIFQGVVIRRQGDGLRETFSVRKVSFGVGVERTYPINGPGIDRIEIVTRGDVRRAKLYYLRELRGKKAKIKEKREKQPS; this is encoded by the coding sequence ATGAACATCCTGGACGCCCTTGACGCCCAGTCGAAGCGGACCGACCTTCCCGACTTCCGGGCCGGTGACACCGTCAAGGTGCACGCCCGGGTCGTCGAGGGCAACCGGTCCCGTGTCCAGATCTTCCAGGGCGTCGTCATCCGCCGCCAGGGTGACGGACTGCGCGAGACCTTCTCGGTCCGCAAGGTCAGCTTCGGTGTCGGCGTCGAGCGGACCTACCCGATCAACGGCCCGGGCATCGACCGGATCGAGATCGTGACCCGCGGTGACGTGCGTCGCGCCAAGCTGTACTACCTGCGCGAGCTGCGCGGCAAGAAGGCCAAGATCAAGGAGAAGCGGGAGAAGCAGCCCAGCTGA
- the rpsP gene encoding 30S ribosomal protein S16, with protein MAVKIRLLRMGKIRNPQYRIVIADSRTKRDGRAIEFVGVYQPKEDPSVIEVKSERVQYWLSVGAQPSEAVQRLLELTGDWQKFKGLPAPPPLLVAPERADRKAAYEAEAKAAAGLAPEAPAKPAKKAAKATEAPKTEAPKTEAPKTEAPRTEAPAEAPAEAPAAAADAGEQA; from the coding sequence GTGGCCGTAAAGATCCGGCTCCTGCGGATGGGTAAGATCCGCAACCCGCAGTACCGCATCGTCATCGCCGACTCGCGCACCAAGCGTGACGGTCGGGCGATCGAGTTCGTCGGGGTGTACCAGCCGAAGGAGGACCCTTCGGTCATCGAGGTCAAGTCGGAGCGGGTCCAGTACTGGCTGTCCGTCGGCGCTCAGCCGAGCGAGGCGGTGCAGCGGCTGCTGGAGCTGACCGGTGACTGGCAGAAGTTCAAGGGCCTGCCGGCCCCGCCGCCGCTGCTGGTCGCCCCCGAGCGGGCCGACCGCAAGGCGGCGTACGAGGCTGAGGCGAAGGCCGCTGCCGGGCTCGCCCCGGAGGCCCCGGCCAAGCCGGCCAAGAAGGCCGCCAAGGCCACCGAGGCTCCGAAGACCGAGGCTCCGAAGACCGAGGCTCCGAAGACCGAGGCTCCGAGGACCGAGGCTCCGGCCGAGGCTCCGGCTGAGGCCCCGGCCGCCGCTGCCGACGCCGGTGAGCAGGCCTGA
- a CDS encoding DUF402 domain-containing protein: protein MHRNVRHGRIGWVRPGRVVSDDERGLLVWIARDSPVAHEVTEAGLGMRTMPFAQWISSTYRLAHGRWNGPPLLKFLPTGAAHSVWWFRDEHGRFAHWYVNLEEPGVRWDDGPVAGVDVVDQDLDVLVRPDRRWQWKDEEEFVERLAFPDDYWVTDEKAVRAEGERVIALAEAGEFPFDGTWCDFAPPEDLDVPDELPPGWDRPPVR, encoded by the coding sequence ATGCACCGCAACGTGCGGCACGGCCGGATCGGGTGGGTCCGGCCGGGCCGTGTGGTCAGCGACGACGAGCGCGGGCTGCTGGTGTGGATCGCCCGGGACTCGCCGGTGGCCCACGAGGTCACCGAGGCGGGGCTGGGGATGCGGACGATGCCGTTCGCCCAGTGGATCTCGTCGACGTACCGGCTGGCGCACGGCCGCTGGAACGGGCCGCCGCTGCTGAAGTTCCTGCCCACCGGGGCGGCGCACTCCGTCTGGTGGTTCCGCGACGAGCACGGCCGGTTCGCCCACTGGTACGTCAACCTGGAGGAGCCCGGCGTCCGCTGGGATGACGGCCCGGTGGCCGGAGTCGACGTGGTGGACCAGGACCTCGACGTGCTGGTTCGCCCGGATCGCCGTTGGCAGTGGAAGGACGAGGAGGAGTTCGTCGAGCGTCTCGCCTTCCCCGACGACTACTGGGTGACCGACGAGAAGGCGGTCCGGGCCGAGGGGGAGCGGGTGATCGCGCTCGCCGAGGCGGGTGAGTTCCCGTTCGACGGCACCTGGTGCGACTTCGCACCCCCTGAGGACTTGGACGTACCGGACGAACTTCCGCCGGGATGGGACCGCCCGCCGGTGCGCTGA
- the ffh gene encoding signal recognition particle protein, translated as MFDTLSDRLSGIFTKLRGKGRLTDADIDATAREIRLALLEADVALPVVKGFIANVKERARSSEVSQALNPAQQIIKIVNEELINVLGGEGRRLQFAKQPPTVIMLAGLQGSGKTTLAGKLARWLKVQGHQPLLVAADLQRPNAVGQLQVLGGRAGVEVYAPEPGNGVGNPVQVARDSIEHAKRAARDIVIVDTAGRLGIDTEMMQQAADIRDAVNPDEVIFVIDAMVGQDAVRTAEAFRDGVGITGVVLSKLDGDARGGAALSVREVTGQPILFASTGEKLEDFDVFHPDRMASRILGMGDVLTLIEQAEQAFDSDQKEKMTAKLMGGEQFTLEDFLDQLIAVRRMGPIANVLAMMPGMGQMKDQLADLDDTHFDRVTAIIRSMTPAERTTPKIINGSRRARIANGSGVTVMDVNQLLNRFADAQKMMKQMGGMMGLPGGGRRKATKSPKNKRKGTKGGGRPRTGAGAGMPGGFPGGMPQLPPGMDPNDLAGGQGLPPGFKLPKIDFNKLGKGDNRPR; from the coding sequence GTGTTTGACACCTTGAGTGACCGCCTGTCCGGGATCTTCACCAAGCTCCGCGGCAAGGGCCGGCTCACCGACGCCGACATCGACGCCACCGCGCGCGAGATCCGTCTCGCGCTGCTGGAGGCGGACGTCGCGCTGCCGGTAGTCAAGGGCTTCATCGCGAACGTCAAGGAGCGGGCGCGCAGCTCAGAGGTCTCCCAGGCGCTGAACCCGGCCCAGCAGATCATCAAGATCGTCAACGAAGAGCTGATCAACGTGCTCGGCGGCGAGGGCCGGCGGCTCCAGTTCGCCAAGCAGCCGCCGACGGTGATCATGCTGGCCGGCCTCCAGGGCTCCGGTAAGACCACCCTGGCCGGCAAGCTGGCCCGCTGGCTCAAGGTCCAGGGGCACCAGCCGCTGCTGGTCGCCGCCGACCTCCAGCGCCCCAACGCCGTCGGGCAGCTCCAGGTGCTCGGTGGCCGTGCCGGCGTCGAGGTGTACGCCCCGGAGCCCGGCAACGGCGTCGGCAACCCGGTGCAGGTCGCGCGCGACTCGATCGAGCACGCCAAGCGGGCCGCCCGGGACATCGTCATCGTCGACACCGCCGGCCGGCTCGGCATCGACACCGAGATGATGCAGCAGGCCGCCGACATCCGCGACGCCGTCAACCCGGACGAGGTCATCTTCGTCATCGACGCGATGGTCGGTCAGGACGCCGTCCGTACCGCAGAGGCGTTCCGCGACGGCGTCGGCATCACCGGCGTGGTGCTCTCCAAGCTCGACGGCGACGCCCGCGGCGGTGCCGCGCTGTCGGTGCGCGAGGTGACCGGGCAGCCGATCCTGTTCGCCTCCACCGGCGAGAAGCTGGAGGACTTCGACGTCTTCCACCCCGACCGGATGGCCAGCCGGATCCTCGGCATGGGCGACGTCCTCACTCTGATCGAGCAGGCCGAGCAGGCCTTCGACTCCGATCAGAAGGAGAAGATGACCGCCAAGCTGATGGGCGGCGAGCAGTTCACCCTGGAGGACTTCCTCGACCAGCTCATCGCGGTGCGGCGGATGGGGCCGATCGCCAACGTGCTGGCCATGATGCCGGGCATGGGGCAGATGAAGGATCAGCTCGCGGATCTGGACGACACCCACTTCGACCGGGTCACCGCGATCATCCGATCGATGACCCCCGCCGAGCGCACCACCCCGAAGATCATCAACGGCTCTCGCCGGGCGCGCATCGCCAACGGCTCCGGGGTCACCGTGATGGACGTCAACCAGCTGCTCAACCGCTTCGCCGACGCGCAGAAGATGATGAAGCAGATGGGCGGCATGATGGGCCTGCCCGGCGGCGGCCGGCGCAAGGCGACCAAGTCGCCCAAGAACAAGCGCAAGGGCACCAAGGGTGGCGGTCGGCCGCGTACCGGGGCGGGCGCGGGGATGCCGGGCGGCTTCCCGGGTGGCATGCCGCAGCTCCCGCCGGGGATGGACCCGAACGACCTGGCCGGCGGTCAGGGCCTGCCACCCGGCTTCAAGCTCCCGAAGATCGACTTCAACAAGCTCGGCAAGGGCGACAACCGTCCCCGGTGA